In the Streptomyces sp. 3214.6 genome, ACATCAGCCTCGACGGGCCCGGCGGCGGGGGCGGCGGCACGGACACGCAGGCGCCGACGGCGCCCGGCGGACTGACCTCGACCGGCAAGACGTCCTCCAGTGTGTCCCTGGCGTGGAACGCCTCGACCGACAACGTGGGCGTCACGGCGTACGACGTCTACAGCGGGTCCGCGCGGGTGCTCACCGTCTCGGGGACGTCCGCGACGGTCAGCGGACTGTCCGCGAGCACCGGATACACCTTCACCGTGAAGGCCCGCGACGCGGCCGGGAACGTCTCCGCGGCCTCCAACGCGGTGTCCGTGACGACGAACGCGGGCAGCGGCGGCGGGACCGGGTTCAAGCAGGCCGCGCCCTATCTGTTCGAGGGCTGGGGAGACCCGCCGAACGTGTCGACGGTGATGAACTCCACCGGCGTCAAGTGGTTCACGATGGCGTTCGTGCTGGACGGCGGCGGCTGCAACCCGATGTGGGACGGCAACCGTCCGCTGACCGGCGGGGTCGACCAGAGCGTCATCAACCAGGTCCGCTCGGCGGGCGGTGACATCGTGCCGTCGTTCGGTGGCTGGCAGGGCAGCAAGCTCGGCGCCAACTGCTCCTCGGCGAGCGCGCTCGCGGGCGCGCTGCAGAAGGTGATCGACGCCTACTCCCTCAAGGCGATCGACATGGACATCGAGAACACCGACGAGTTCGAGAACGAGGCCGTGCAGGCGCGGATCCTCACCGCGTTGAAGACGGTCAAGGCCAACAATCCGGGCCTGAAGACCATCGTGACCTTCGGGACCTCCACCACCGGGCCGACGTACTACGGCAACCGCCTCATCGAGCAGGCCAAGTCGCTCGGCGCCGACATCGACGTCTTCACCATCATGCCGTTCGACTTCGGCGGCGGTGCGGACATGTACGGCAACACCGTGAACGCGACGGAGGGGTTGAAGGCCAAGCTGAAGTCCGCCTTCGGGTGGGACGACGCGACGGCCTACGCCCACATCGGCATCTCCGGCATGAACGGCCTGTCCGACCAGCAGGAGAACACCACTCCGGCGATCTGGACGCAGATCCGTGACTGGAGCAACAGCCACCACATCGCGCGGCTCGCCTACTGGGCCGTCAACCGCGACCGGCCGTGCCCGGGCGGGGGCGTGGTGAGCAACTGCTCCGGCATCAGCCAGAGCACCTGGCAGTTCACCTCCATCACGGCCGGCTTCACGGGCTGAGCTCCTCGGAAGCGAAACGAAAGTCCCCCGGATTCCGGTCCGGGGGACTTTCTTTCGCGGAAGGTGTATCAGGACCCGGGGTGGCTGCTCTTAAGGGTGAAGGGCCCCACGGGGGGAGCTTGGGGGAAGCGCCGGGGCCCGGCGGGGGAAGCACAGGGATCGACGGGGGAAGAACGGGAATCGACGGGGGATTCCCGGGGGATCGGGGGATCGGGTCGGTCGGCCGCTGTCACGGGGAGCGACCGACCGACCCGAACGCATGTCCCCTCTTCCCTTCAGAAGCGTCCCGAGCCCCGGTACAGCTCCAGTTCGCCCTCCAGTTCCACCGCGAGCACCGTGGCGTGCGGGTCGAGGTCGGACCCCGCCGGGGGGTCGATCCACAGCACACCGACGGCCTCGTGCAGCCCGCCGACCACGCGATGGGCCAGTTCCGTTCCGGTGCCGAGCACCGTGACCCTACGGACCGGTGTGACCAGACCCCGCACACCGATCTCGGAGCGCGGGATGTCGAACAGCGTGAGGTAGAGCGTGCGACGGTCGGCGGACAGGGTGCTCGGCCCGTAGTGGTGCCCGGCCGGGAGCCCCCGCACCGTCCCGTACACG is a window encoding:
- a CDS encoding carbohydrate binding domain-containing protein encodes the protein MRSTPLGRPWRRFLALLGTAGLALAGAVALPGTAQAANVLSNPGFESGSLSPWSCTGNLGSVVSSPVHGGSKSLTGAVSSSDNAKCSQTVAVQPNTTYALTGWVRGSYVYLGVDGGASTWTSSPSAYSQLSVSFTTGASQTSATIYVHGWYAQGAYYADDISLDGPGGGGGGTDTQAPTAPGGLTSTGKTSSSVSLAWNASTDNVGVTAYDVYSGSARVLTVSGTSATVSGLSASTGYTFTVKARDAAGNVSAASNAVSVTTNAGSGGGTGFKQAAPYLFEGWGDPPNVSTVMNSTGVKWFTMAFVLDGGGCNPMWDGNRPLTGGVDQSVINQVRSAGGDIVPSFGGWQGSKLGANCSSASALAGALQKVIDAYSLKAIDMDIENTDEFENEAVQARILTALKTVKANNPGLKTIVTFGTSTTGPTYYGNRLIEQAKSLGADIDVFTIMPFDFGGGADMYGNTVNATEGLKAKLKSAFGWDDATAYAHIGISGMNGLSDQQENTTPAIWTQIRDWSNSHHIARLAYWAVNRDRPCPGGGVVSNCSGISQSTWQFTSITAGFTG